CGCGGCGCGGTGTCCGCCGGGCACGGGGCATTCGTGTGATGAGACTGTGGGGACGCACGGCTGGATGCGGCGGTCGGCCGGGGCAGCGGTGCTCGGGCAGGCTCGTTCCGCGGGGTGCGGACGGCTCGGGCTCGGTCTCGCTTCGGGGCGCGAGACTCAGGCGGGGGCCCTCAGAAGGCGCGCATTCGACACATACAACGAGCACCGGGCGTCGTGATCGCCTCGGTCGCAAGGGTGCGGTTGCTCGTCGTGGTCATGGGCCAAGTAAAACAGACGTAATGTTCCGCCCGACCCGCCTGTCCGAATAGCGGACGACCGTGGATGGCGGTGCGAGCCAGTTCAGCCGACCGTGGTGATTTCCATGCCGAGGGCTGTGACCTGCACCGATACGGCGGAGAGGTCATCGATGACGACATCCGCGTCCAGCTCGGAGCGGTCATGTGTTGTGGCCAAGGCCACGGTCTTCATGCCTGCCGCCCGTCCGGCCCGCAGCCCTGCCGGGGCGTCCTCGAAGACCACGCAGCGCTCCGGGTCGACGCCGAGCCGCTCGGCGGCCAGGAGATAGGGCGCGGGGTCGGGCTTGCCCCGGGTGACGTCCTCGGCGGCGACCATCAGGGGGAAGTCGATCCCCGCCTCGCGCAGCCGGGCCTCGCCAAGCCGCCGGGTGGCGGAGGTGACGACGGCCCAGCGGTCCGCGGGCAGCGCACCGAGCAGTTCCTTGGTGCCGGGCAGGATCACGACTCCGCCGGGGGCGTCCTCGACCTCCAGCTGTTCTATACGGGCCAGGGCCGCCTCGACCCGGTCCGCGGGCAGCAGTTCGGCGATGATCTCACCGGCCGTCCGGCCGTGCAGTTCGACGCCCTGGAAGTCCTCCGCCGTGATCCCGTGCTCCTGGGACCACCGGGTCCAGCAGCGGTACACCGACTCGATCGAGGAGAGCAGTGTTCCGTCGTTGTCGAACAGCAGGGCTTCGGCTTGGATCTTCATGGTCATCGACCCTAGGGCCTCGCCCACGGGCCGGGTCCCCTGGGTGCGGGGCCCTGGGTGCGGGGGCGCACGCAGGGGGCCTTTTGGTCCGTAATACCCTCGCCTCATGCTTGACGCCCTGACGGTCGCGGTCGCCGTGACCGCGCTCGCCCTCACCGCCTGGTGCGGTTTCGCCGCATACCGGGACCAGCCGACCAAGGACTGGCACTTCATCGGGATGGCCGTGGTCTCGCTGCTGGCGCTGGCCCAGCTGGTGGTGGGCATCGTGCAGTTGTCCCGGGGCGAACGGCCCGAGCAGGGCATGACGATCTTCATCGCGTATCTGGCCGGCGCATTCCTCGCCGTGCCCGCGGCCGGATTCCTGTCGCTCACCGAGCGGACCCGGTGGGGTTCGGTGACGGTGTCGGCGGGCGCGGTCGTGCTGGCCGTCCTCGAAGTGCGGCTCTACGACATCTGGGGAAACTGACCGTGACCGACACCGATCGCACCCCCGCAGCGGCCACCGGCGGCAGGCAGCCCTTCGACCTCGGCACCGGTCCTGGCCGGGTACTGGTCTGGTTCTACGGGGTGTTCACCGTGGCGGCGGCCTCCCGCTCGATCGTCCAGATGATCCTGGACTTCGACAAGGCACCGCTCGCCTATGTGCTGTCGGCCGTCGCCGCCGCCGTGTACGGATTCATCACGTACTCACTGGTGCGCGGTGGCGAGAAGGCGCGCAGGTCGGCACTGGTGTGCTGCGGCGCCGAGCTGCTGGGCGTGCTGGTCGTGGGGACCTGGACGATGGTGGAGCCCTCGGCGTTCGCGGACGCCACCGTCTGGTCGGACTTCGGCATGGGCTACCTGTTCATCCCGGTGATCCTGCCGATCACCGGGATGATGTGGCTGCGCCGCGCGAAGACCGCGTAGGACCGGCGAAGAGCGTGTGACCGGTGCTACGCGCTGGCCACGTAGGCGGGTGCGGTCGCGTCCTTCTCCAACAGGATCATCCGGACGCCGTCCTGACCGGTCTCGTTGCCTACGGGGGCGTAACCCGCACGCCGGTAGAGCCGCAGATTGCTCTCGCTGCGGTGTCCGGTGTGCAGCCGGAAGCGGATGGCCGACCGCTCGTCGACGAGTCCCGACTCGGCGGCCCGCAGCAGCCGGGCGCCGAGACCGTGCCCCTGGAGCCGCGGGTGCACGCAGAGCCTTCCGATCTCCCCGGTGCCGTCCTGATCGGCGGACGCCCGTACGGAACCGACGACTTCGTCACCCAGCCGCGCCACGAACACCAGATTCGTGGCGATCTCCGCGTGCACCGAATCGAGGGTCTGGACGAGCGGGTCGATCCGGTAGTTCCCGTACAGTTCCGCCTCGCTCTGGAAGCAGAGGTACTGAAGTTTCAAGACCTGTTCGGCGTCCTGTGCCGTCGCCGCCGAGATGATCACGCTCATGCCCATCTGCGCATGCCTCCGCCCACCTGATCCACCGGTTGTCTAACGCTCCTTTCCCCACAGTTCAGGAGCTACAACCTCCGCCGCGAGCATTCTGCGCAGACATCCAAGGCATCGGGAACGGACCGGACCCAAACTCCCCTGTGAGATACCCAACTTCCCTGCGATTTCCCGGTAGGTGGGATCACCGGGCGCGAGCATCGCCGCGAGCAGCCCGGCGCACCGGCCGGGCAGCCGGTCCACCGCGGCGCGCAGCGCCCGGCGTTCGTCGGCCCCGACGGCGATCCGCTCGGGGCAGCCCCCGGCCGGATCGGCCGAGGTCTCGTCACGGTAGGGGCGTTCGTGCCGGGTGGTACGGCGGGCCCGGCGGGCCTCCGCCCGTACGGCGTCCCGCACCCAGCGCGCCGTGTCCGGCGGCGGCCCGTGCTGTGCGAGCCGCTCCAGCAGCCGCAGCCAGACGGCCTGTTCGAGATCGGCGGATTCGATCGCCGCGCCCGTCGCCGAGGCGGCCGCCTCCGCCGTGGCCTCGGCGCTCACCAGCGGATACAGGGCGTGGACAACGGCGGCAGGAGTGGCGGGAGTCGCTGCGGCGGGCGCGGCGGGAGTCACTGCGGGAGCAAGATCGAGAAGGGTCATGCACCGGCCGACGCGCCTGCGGCGACGGGCGGTTGCCGTACCCGGCGAGCACCACCCGACCGGGGCACGTCCCGGCCGGGTGCTGACGCCGGTGTCACTTCGCGGCGAAGTCCACCGCGGCGAGGAGAGCGGTGTCCGGGTTGTCGGAGAAGATCCCGTCGATGCCCGTCGCGAAGTACGCCTGGAACGCGCCGAACGCGTCGCCGTAGGCGTTGGGGTCCGTGCCGCGCCGGAAGTCGGCGGGCAGGAAGGTGTTCTCGTTGCGCATGGTGTACGGGTGCAGGACCAGGCCCTGGGCGTGCGCGTCCTTCACCAGAGCGGTCGGTGCGGCGAGCCGGCCCGTGGCGTCCTTGGGGATGATCAGGTCCAGGGTGGGCCCGATGCCCTGGGCGAAGGAGGACATCCACTTCAGGCCCTCGGGCTTCACCAGGTCGTCGACGGTGCGCGGGTCACCGGAGGCCACGAAGTCCCACGGCCGCGATCCCGCGCCGGAGAGCAGGACGACGCGCGGGGTGGCGACGAGCTTCGACAGCCGCTGGACGCTGCCGGGCTCGAAGGACTGGAGGATGAGCGGCGACTGCTTGCGGTGGCGGTCGTAGCGGCGCAGCAGCTTGGCGAGGGGCTCTTCGAGTCCGAGGCCGAGGCCGCGGAAGTACGTGGGGTGCTTGGTCTCGACGTACAGCCAGACCGGCTTTCCGCGCCTGCGTCCCTCGCGGTCGGCCCAGCGCAGCACCTCCTCGAAGGTGGGGATCTCCCAGCGGCCGTCGTAGAGCGTGTTCTTCTGGCGGGTGCCGGGGATGCGCTCCTTGGCGCGGAGCGTCTTGAGCTCGGCGAGGGTGAAGTCCTCGGTGAACCAGCCGGTGAGGGAGACGCCGTCGACGCTCTTCGTCGTCCTGCGGCTCGCGAACTCGGGGTGGTCGGAGACATCGGTGGTGGCGGTGATGTCGTTCTCGTGACGGCAGACGAGATGGCCGTCCTTGGTCGGTACCAGGTCCTGCTCGACTATGTGGGCGCCCATGTCGAGGGCCAGCTGGTAGGAGCCGAGGGTGTGCTCGGGGCGGTAGCCACTGGTGCCGCGGTGTCCGATGACTGTGGGCACCGGCAGGTCGAGACGGAAGCCGTGCCCGCCGGACCGCTCGGAGGGGTTCCGGCCGGTCCTGCCCGCGGCTTCGGCCTGGCCGCCGGACAGCCCCAGGGCGGCCGTGCCCAGCGCCGCGGCCCCCGCCCCCAGCAGGGTTCTGCGGCCGGGACCTGCCTGTGCGCGCTCAGTCATGAATGCTCCTCGCGTGTGATGTCTGGCACCTGTCGGGCGAGAGCCGAGCGTAGGCAGCCGTACCGTCGGAAGAGCAGCTCCTGGACGAACATGGCGGAAACTCACGTCAACACTGCGTATCTGCTCGATGAACCCGATGTGCGATCGGCGAGTACCCGCGAGTATCGTCCTCACCTGCATGGACCGTCACGATCCCGCACCTCGGCCGGCCAGGCCACTACACCGGAGGAACCGTTGTCCCGACACGCACTCATCAAGGCAGTGCTCGGACCGATCTTGCGTCTGATGTTCCGCCCCCAGGTGGAAGGTGTGGAGAACATTCCCGGGGACGGTCCGGTGATCCTCGCGGGCAACCATCTGACGTTCATCGACTCGATGATCATGCCGATCTGCTGCGACCGGCCGGTCTACTACATCGGCAAGGACGAGTACGTGACGGGCAAGGGGCTCAAGGGCCGGGCGATGGCCTGGTTCTTCACGGGCTGCGGCATGATCCCGGTGGACCGCGACGGCGGCCGCGGCGGTGTCGCGGCGCTGATGACGGGCCGTCGGGTGCTGGAGGAGGGCAAGGCCTTCGCCATCTACCCGGAGGGCACCCGCTCCCCCGACGGCCGCCTCTACCGAGGCCGTACGGGCATCGCGCGGCTGACGCTGATGACGGGCGCGCCGGTGGTGCCCTTCGCGATGATCGGCACGGACAAGCTGCAGCCCGGTGGTGCCGGTCTGCCCCGCCCCGGCAAGGTGACGGTCCGTTTCGGCGCGCCGATGGAGTTCTCCCGCTACGAGGGCATGGACCGCGACCGCTATGTGCTGCGGGCGGTGACCGACTCCGTGATGGCCGAGGTGATGCGGCTGTCCGGTCAGGAGTACGTCGACATGTATGCGACGAAGGCCAAGGCCGCGTGAGCTGAAGCGCCGCGCATGACATGTGCAAGGGCCCGTACCCCGGTTGGCGGTACGGGCCCTTGCGCATGTCATCACCACTCGTTCGGCCCAGGGCGCAAGCCACGGCGCCTACTGGTGCACGATGCCTTCCTCCAGCTTCTGCCCGCGCAGCAGGAACCAGGCGGCGCCAGCCGTCGCCAGCAGGACGGCCGCGCCGACACCCGCGGCGAGCCGCAGTCCGTCGACGAACGACTCCTGTGCCGCGGAGACCAGTGCGCTCGCCTGCTGCGCCGGAAGGCCGTGGGCCGCTTCGACGGCGCCGCCGAGTGATTCATGGGCCGCGGTGGCGTTGGCGGCCGGGACGCCCCTCGGGGTGACGAAGTCCTGGTAGACGCCGGTGACGATCGAGCCGAGCAGGGCGATGCCGAGGGCCGCGCCGAGTTCGTACGCCGTCTCGGAGACCGCGCCTGCGGAGCCCGCCTGCTCCTTCGGGACGCTGGAGAGGATCACATCGGAGGTGACGGTGAAGGCGAAGCCCGCGCCGACGCCCACGACCAGCAGCAGCGCGCCGATCAGCGGATAGGCGGTCTCCTGGTGGATCAGGACGACCGCGGCGAGCGCCAGGCCGATCGCCCCGAGACCGCCGGACACCACCGACCGTACCGAGTGACGCCGGGCCGCCACACCGGCGATCAGGCCGGCGGTGACCGCACCGACGGCTGCGGGCAGTTCGGCGAGCCCGGCCTCCAACGGTCCGCGTCCCTGCACCAGTTGCAGGAACTGGGAGAGGAAGAAGACCAGCCCGGAGAGGCCGAGGATGGTCAGCAGATCGGCGAGGACCGCGCCCGAGAATCCCCGGTGGTGGAACAGGCGCATGTCCAGCAGGGGCGCGGGGAGCGTGAGCTGCCGGCGTACGAACCAGCAGAGCGCGGCCAGGCCCCCGATGCCCACGACGGCGACGCCCCAGCTCACGCCGTGCGCGGCCAGCTCCTTGACGGCGTATACGACTCCGATCATGCCGATGAAGGAGAGCGCCACGCTGCCCAGGTCCCAGGGGCCCGGTGCCGGGTTCTTCGACTCGGGGATCATCCTGACGCCGACGACCACCAGGACGGCCATGACGGGCAGGTTGATCAGGAAGACCGAGCCCCACCAGAAGTGCTCCAGGAGGAACCCGCCGACGACGGGGCCGACGGCCGCGCCCGCAGAGGCCATGGCCCCCCAGATACCGATGGCGAAACTGCGCTCGCGCGGATCGTGGAAGAGGTTGCGGATCAGGGCGAGCGTGGACGGCATCAGGGTGGCGCCCGCGACACCGAGCAGCGCCCGCGCCAGGATCATCATCTCGGGGGTGCTCGCGTACGCGTTGAGCACGGAGACCGCGCCGAAGGCGACGGCACCGGTCAGCAGCAGCTTCTTGCGGCCGATGCGGTCACCGAGGCTGCCCATGGAGACGAGGAGCCCGGCGATGACGAAGGAGTAGACGTCAC
This sequence is a window from Streptomyces sp. NBC_01217. Protein-coding genes within it:
- a CDS encoding HAD family hydrolase codes for the protein MKIQAEALLFDNDGTLLSSIESVYRCWTRWSQEHGITAEDFQGVELHGRTAGEIIAELLPADRVEAALARIEQLEVEDAPGGVVILPGTKELLGALPADRWAVVTSATRRLGEARLREAGIDFPLMVAAEDVTRGKPDPAPYLLAAERLGVDPERCVVFEDAPAGLRAGRAAGMKTVALATTHDRSELDADVVIDDLSAVSVQVTALGMEITTVG
- a CDS encoding GNAT family N-acetyltransferase, producing the protein MGMSVIISAATAQDAEQVLKLQYLCFQSEAELYGNYRIDPLVQTLDSVHAEIATNLVFVARLGDEVVGSVRASADQDGTGEIGRLCVHPRLQGHGLGARLLRAAESGLVDERSAIRFRLHTGHRSESNLRLYRRAGYAPVGNETGQDGVRMILLEKDATAPAYVASA
- a CDS encoding RNA polymerase sigma factor, whose protein sequence is MTLLDLAPAVTPAAPAAATPATPAAVVHALYPLVSAEATAEAAASATGAAIESADLEQAVWLRLLERLAQHGPPPDTARWVRDAVRAEARRARRTTRHERPYRDETSADPAGGCPERIAVGADERRALRAAVDRLPGRCAGLLAAMLAPGDPTYREIAGKLGISQGSLGPVRSRCLGCLRRMLAAEVVAPELWGKER
- a CDS encoding glycerophosphodiester phosphodiesterase translates to MTERAQAGPGRRTLLGAGAAALGTAALGLSGGQAEAAGRTGRNPSERSGGHGFRLDLPVPTVIGHRGTSGYRPEHTLGSYQLALDMGAHIVEQDLVPTKDGHLVCRHENDITATTDVSDHPEFASRRTTKSVDGVSLTGWFTEDFTLAELKTLRAKERIPGTRQKNTLYDGRWEIPTFEEVLRWADREGRRRGKPVWLYVETKHPTYFRGLGLGLEEPLAKLLRRYDRHRKQSPLILQSFEPGSVQRLSKLVATPRVVLLSGAGSRPWDFVASGDPRTVDDLVKPEGLKWMSSFAQGIGPTLDLIIPKDATGRLAAPTALVKDAHAQGLVLHPYTMRNENTFLPADFRRGTDPNAYGDAFGAFQAYFATGIDGIFSDNPDTALLAAVDFAAK
- a CDS encoding lysophospholipid acyltransferase family protein, coding for MSRHALIKAVLGPILRLMFRPQVEGVENIPGDGPVILAGNHLTFIDSMIMPICCDRPVYYIGKDEYVTGKGLKGRAMAWFFTGCGMIPVDRDGGRGGVAALMTGRRVLEEGKAFAIYPEGTRSPDGRLYRGRTGIARLTLMTGAPVVPFAMIGTDKLQPGGAGLPRPGKVTVRFGAPMEFSRYEGMDRDRYVLRAVTDSVMAEVMRLSGQEYVDMYATKAKAA
- a CDS encoding MFS transporter, producing MSSLEQHTESSHELRRPGRWIALAVLVLAVLLVAVDATVLGLATPFLTEDLKPSGTQLLWIGDVYSFVIAGLLVSMGSLGDRIGRKKLLLTGAVAFGAVSVLNAYASTPEMMILARALLGVAGATLMPSTLALIRNLFHDPRERSFAIGIWGAMASAGAAVGPVVGGFLLEHFWWGSVFLINLPVMAVLVVVGVRMIPESKNPAPGPWDLGSVALSFIGMIGVVYAVKELAAHGVSWGVAVVGIGGLAALCWFVRRQLTLPAPLLDMRLFHHRGFSGAVLADLLTILGLSGLVFFLSQFLQLVQGRGPLEAGLAELPAAVGAVTAGLIAGVAARRHSVRSVVSGGLGAIGLALAAVVLIHQETAYPLIGALLLVVGVGAGFAFTVTSDVILSSVPKEQAGSAGAVSETAYELGAALGIALLGSIVTGVYQDFVTPRGVPAANATAAHESLGGAVEAAHGLPAQQASALVSAAQESFVDGLRLAAGVGAAVLLATAGAAWFLLRGQKLEEGIVHQ